The following are from one region of the Carnobacterium gallinarum DSM 4847 genome:
- a CDS encoding WxL domain-containing protein: MKLTKLVLVGALTFSSLLAAPLALAADGTADTSQGDLTFKKKTTITEPTDPEVDPDTDPDVDPPYIPDVEKPGIPGDLTVVYATDLKFPTVEISGNDATYYANLAKGSIKNPATGAITPVVRPNYVEINDGRGTNTGWELTATQNGQFKTDSGKILTNAALSFADLGFNSKNLVTDGSTTPTAFAQKITLDPSGAEASTIATAVAGQGMGSWHTLFGQRDFADPSSVANGTADKAVSLFVPGITGKVTETYKTSVTWTLIASPK; this comes from the coding sequence ATGAAATTAACAAAACTAGTTTTAGTTGGAGCGTTAACTTTTTCAAGCTTATTAGCAGCACCTCTTGCCTTAGCTGCAGATGGAACAGCTGATACGTCGCAAGGTGATTTAACTTTTAAAAAGAAAACAACGATTACTGAACCAACAGATCCAGAAGTAGATCCAGACACGGATCCAGACGTTGATCCACCGTATATTCCTGACGTAGAAAAACCTGGTATTCCAGGTGATTTGACAGTTGTTTATGCAACAGATTTGAAATTTCCAACAGTCGAAATTTCTGGTAACGATGCAACTTACTATGCAAATTTAGCTAAGGGAAGCATCAAAAACCCAGCAACAGGGGCTATTACACCAGTTGTCCGTCCTAATTATGTTGAAATTAATGATGGGCGTGGAACAAATACTGGGTGGGAATTGACAGCGACACAAAATGGTCAATTTAAAACAGATTCTGGTAAAATCCTAACAAATGCAGCCTTGAGTTTCGCTGATCTTGGATTTAACTCAAAAAATCTGGTAACAGATGGTTCAACTACACCAACTGCATTCGCTCAAAAAATTACCTTAGATCCATCAGGAGCAGAGGCGTCAACAATTGCTACAGCAGTTGCTGGTCAAGGAATGGGAAGCTGGCATACATTATTTGGTCAACGTGATTTTGCTGATCCATCAAGTGTTGCTAATGGAACTGCTGATAAAGCTGTATCATTATTTGTACCAGGTATCACAGGGAAAGTTACTGAAACCTATAAAACAAGTGTGACATGGACACTTATTGCAAGTCCTAAATAA
- a CDS encoding WxL domain-containing protein codes for MKLTKVTLFSVAVLGTVVLAATPVHAANTVDTNGKVEFTNGGDTPNPVDPGKELPDEITPEEPAGTTGLLRINQAPTLEFGSVELNGAAVDVNARYTKIKNSTTATETYVPNFLQVNDTRGDIFGWKVTVSGGALTRYDTAGLPVVGSEVENAKITFKNPEVKSNSGVSIVERMPVTQAFELNLSNTAANSEEIFQTSGTDANRGYGIWSANYGAEVAGATVDTRTDDIKLTIPAASSKSAGSYKTALTWTIVTAP; via the coding sequence ATGAAATTAACAAAAGTAACCCTTTTTAGTGTAGCAGTTTTAGGAACAGTAGTATTAGCAGCAACACCAGTCCATGCAGCAAATACAGTAGATACAAATGGTAAAGTTGAATTTACCAATGGTGGAGATACTCCTAATCCAGTTGATCCAGGTAAAGAATTGCCAGATGAAATCACACCTGAAGAACCGGCTGGAACTACTGGTTTATTAAGAATCAACCAAGCACCAACTTTAGAATTTGGTTCAGTTGAATTAAATGGAGCAGCGGTAGATGTTAATGCACGTTACACAAAAATTAAAAATAGCACAACAGCAACAGAAACGTATGTACCAAACTTTTTACAAGTCAATGATACTCGTGGAGATATCTTTGGTTGGAAAGTAACTGTTAGTGGTGGAGCTTTGACACGTTATGATACAGCAGGTCTGCCAGTTGTTGGTTCTGAAGTTGAAAATGCAAAAATTACTTTCAAAAACCCTGAAGTTAAATCAAATTCTGGTGTATCGATTGTTGAACGTATGCCTGTAACTCAAGCATTTGAATTAAACTTAAGTAATACTGCAGCAAACTCAGAAGAAATCTTTCAGACATCGGGAACAGATGCTAATCGTGGATATGGAATTTGGTCTGCTAATTATGGAGCAGAGGTAGCAGGTGCAACTGTAGATACTCGAACTGATGATATTAAATTAACAATTCCAGCGGCTTCAAGTAAATCTGCAGGATCATACAAAACAGCATTAACTTGGACAATTGTAACAGCACCTTAA
- a CDS encoding WxL domain-containing protein encodes MKLTKLALIGLVSVSGLVSYGLNASAADSATSDAELEYTKKTGTTPPVHPIKPEPVVPIDPPTGNVGELTIDYISNIKFGKHQIANKDMVYQAKLTKVTTSDGVEEEVPNYVQVTDDRGSLAGWSLKVKQNDAFKSGAATLTNTTLTFKNGIAKSSNTSDVIYAPISTETVLTPSGDNQLIVDAKANQGMGTWRTRFGDNNAEGVESIELMVPWNSAKTEGTYKTSLTWELGNTPD; translated from the coding sequence ATGAAATTAACAAAATTAGCTTTAATTGGACTTGTTTCAGTTAGCGGATTAGTAAGTTATGGTCTCAATGCTTCGGCAGCAGATTCAGCAACAAGTGATGCAGAGTTAGAGTACACAAAAAAAACGGGAACAACACCACCGGTTCATCCAATTAAACCAGAACCAGTAGTACCAATTGATCCACCAACTGGAAATGTTGGAGAATTAACCATTGACTATATTTCTAATATTAAATTTGGAAAGCATCAAATTGCTAATAAAGATATGGTATATCAAGCAAAATTAACGAAAGTAACAACAAGTGATGGTGTAGAAGAAGAAGTACCCAATTACGTGCAGGTTACAGATGATCGTGGTTCTCTAGCAGGTTGGAGCTTAAAAGTTAAACAAAATGATGCATTTAAATCTGGTGCAGCAACTTTAACAAATACAACGTTAACATTTAAAAATGGTATTGCAAAATCAAGCAATACATCTGATGTTATTTATGCGCCAATTTCAACTGAAACAGTTCTAACGCCAAGCGGAGACAATCAATTGATTGTTGATGCAAAAGCGAATCAAGGAATGGGGACTTGGAGAACACGTTTTGGTGATAACAATGCTGAAGGTGTAGAAAGTATTGAATTGATGGTGCCATGGAATTCTGCGAAAACAGAAGGTACCTACAAAACAAGCTTAACTTGGGAACTAGGAAATACACCAGATTAA
- a CDS encoding WxL domain-containing protein, which translates to MKLTKLSLLGAVLISGVAFATTSASAAQEVNSNGTVWSSEGTATFQENTGPGPDIKSPLRIENVTDISFGNHQQVSGDDHTYKGVFNGTSGSLTTPNVVVNDSRGSNVGWTLQLSNTQFTNAADATDKLDNAVLTFKEVYPVSKNNYPVDEAPTIAAAVHLDGTDAPVSILNAAAGTGVGTWTNNFGAEVDASTTETTENSAIELYVPGRTTKTVNASYVSVLTWTLLDAPGK; encoded by the coding sequence ATGAAATTAACAAAATTATCTTTGTTAGGTGCAGTATTAATTAGCGGTGTTGCTTTTGCAACAACATCGGCTTCCGCTGCACAAGAAGTTAATTCAAATGGAACTGTTTGGTCATCAGAAGGAACAGCAACGTTCCAAGAAAATACCGGACCAGGACCAGATATAAAATCACCATTACGTATTGAAAATGTAACAGATATATCTTTTGGTAATCATCAACAGGTTTCTGGGGATGATCACACTTACAAAGGTGTATTTAATGGAACAAGTGGATCATTGACAACGCCTAATGTTGTGGTGAATGATTCTCGCGGATCAAATGTAGGTTGGACCCTGCAACTTAGCAATACTCAATTTACAAATGCTGCAGACGCAACAGATAAATTAGATAATGCTGTTTTGACATTCAAAGAAGTATATCCAGTTTCTAAAAATAACTATCCAGTAGATGAAGCACCAACAATTGCAGCTGCTGTTCATTTAGATGGTACAGATGCCCCAGTATCAATTTTAAATGCTGCTGCTGGAACAGGTGTTGGAACATGGACTAATAATTTTGGTGCAGAAGTAGATGCATCAACAACAGAAACTACTGAGAATTCAGCTATTGAGTTATATGTACCGGGACGTACAACTAAAACTGTAAATGCAAGCTATGTGTCTGTTTTAACTTGGACATTATTGGATGCACCTGGTAAATAA
- a CDS encoding WxL domain-containing protein → MKLTTKSLIGCVTLGALLLTTAPTAYAINGVAPGDDAHTEGRVDFVYESDDANPVDPLDPTPKPITPVNPGPNPGTKGVLRIDLAPNVVFKDVVVSGTDQTSFAKAVEYNVTDGNEQRFSPNFLQVTDIRGNKFGWKVSAQASNLMKYDKDTNGNLTTVIPGSEVVGAKLTFKQPTILSKSGVDTTVAALTPSSTDVVLDLNTVTAGSASMPMLDATISTAEPTKGYGIWTALYAPESQTHIPAADAAAYENENISLFIPASAHKSAGSYKADITWTMEETP, encoded by the coding sequence ATGAAATTAACAACAAAAAGTTTAATCGGCTGTGTAACTTTAGGGGCGCTTTTATTAACAACAGCTCCAACAGCATATGCAATTAATGGAGTGGCACCAGGGGATGATGCTCATACGGAAGGGCGAGTTGATTTTGTTTATGAATCAGATGATGCCAATCCTGTTGATCCACTTGATCCAACACCTAAACCAATTACGCCAGTAAATCCAGGTCCGAATCCTGGAACTAAAGGTGTGCTTAGAATTGATTTAGCGCCAAACGTTGTTTTTAAAGATGTTGTTGTTTCTGGTACAGATCAAACATCGTTTGCTAAAGCAGTTGAATATAATGTAACAGATGGTAATGAGCAAAGATTTTCACCAAATTTCCTACAAGTAACGGATATTCGTGGGAATAAGTTTGGTTGGAAAGTTTCAGCACAAGCGAGTAATTTAATGAAATATGATAAAGATACAAATGGTAATTTAACAACAGTGATACCTGGATCAGAAGTAGTTGGTGCTAAATTAACATTTAAACAACCAACCATTCTTTCTAAGTCTGGAGTAGATACGACGGTAGCAGCACTAACTCCTAGTTCAACAGACGTTGTATTAGATTTGAATACAGTGACAGCTGGAAGTGCAAGTATGCCAATGCTTGATGCCACAATAAGTACGGCTGAACCTACTAAAGGATATGGAATTTGGACGGCTCTATACGCGCCAGAAAGCCAAACTCATATTCCAGCAGCAGATGCTGCAGCTTATGAAAATGAGAATATCTCTCTTTTCATTCCAGCAAGCGCACATAAATCAGCTGGTTCTTATAAAGCTGATATTACTTGGACAATGGAAGAAACACCATAA
- a CDS encoding WxL domain-containing protein: MKLTKVALVAIVTASSALGLANVSNAATGPVVPEQKTAESNAYATFTEYTGPNGQYKLHIESLSDINFGSLITEGNRTVYDAIFNANTDGTFSPTNIVTVDNRGTNAGWKLEVSNTQFSAGTEEDEKLIGAKLSFHSAKSTSADGDTTKLPPTILTPDSLTLNDSSVASALVLDGTNSLQTLLSAAGEERDASGVLVAGKLGEGIGTWLNEFGEVPADATAMTKNSAIKLEVPGGSKKIENKPYNSVLTWQLSDAP, encoded by the coding sequence ATGAAATTAACAAAAGTAGCTTTAGTTGCTATAGTAACAGCAAGTTCTGCTCTAGGTCTTGCAAATGTTTCTAACGCAGCAACAGGACCAGTTGTACCAGAACAAAAAACAGCAGAATCAAATGCGTATGCAACATTTACAGAATATACCGGACCAAACGGACAATATAAATTACACATTGAATCCTTATCAGACATTAACTTTGGTTCATTGATAACTGAAGGAAATCGTACAGTTTACGATGCAATCTTCAATGCAAATACAGACGGTACATTTTCACCAACGAATATTGTAACAGTTGATAATCGTGGTACTAATGCTGGTTGGAAATTAGAAGTAAGCAATACGCAATTTTCAGCGGGAACTGAAGAAGACGAAAAGTTAATAGGTGCAAAATTAAGCTTCCATTCAGCAAAATCAACATCTGCAGATGGGGATACAACTAAACTTCCACCAACAATTTTAACTCCAGATTCATTGACGTTAAATGACTCATCGGTTGCGTCTGCTCTTGTTTTAGATGGTACGAATAGTCTACAAACACTTCTTTCTGCTGCTGGTGAAGAACGCGATGCTTCAGGTGTTCTTGTAGCTGGTAAACTTGGTGAAGGTATTGGAACATGGTTAAATGAATTTGGAGAAGTTCCAGCCGATGCTACGGCAATGACTAAAAATTCAGCAATTAAATTAGAAGTGCCTGGTGGATCTAAAAAAATTGAGAATAAACCTTATAATTCAGTTCTAACTTGGCAATTATCTGACGCACCATAA
- a CDS encoding WxL domain-containing protein, whose translation MKLTKKSLIGFVTIGALFVSATPAFAINGTGLDKDGNPDPASDQATTNGEATFILDDGTGPVVDPTDEPNIITPQPPASTIGQLRINQAPTLKFGEIQIKGTHTATNAQFSLNTKADGTTERYIPNYLQVNDTRGDAFGWTVKASATDLVRVDGTGVPVTGAFITFKDATVVSASGMDATDATLTPVVPTALNTIAPGQANIDGIKLDLATPQAGNSASQVDMFKADASGTQGINIWTSLYGGVDEAYDIDATNQNDPAPTNSTIQLHVPSGAKKTPGDYKSVITWEMSNTPA comes from the coding sequence ATGAAATTAACTAAAAAAAGTTTAATCGGATTCGTAACAATTGGGGCATTATTTGTTTCAGCAACACCAGCATTTGCAATTAACGGTACAGGTTTAGATAAAGATGGAAATCCAGATCCAGCTTCAGATCAAGCAACAACAAATGGAGAAGCAACATTTATCTTAGATGATGGTACAGGTCCGGTTGTCGATCCAACGGATGAACCTAATATTATTACACCACAACCACCAGCTTCAACAATTGGGCAATTACGTATTAACCAAGCACCAACATTGAAATTTGGTGAAATCCAAATTAAAGGTACGCATACAGCTACTAATGCACAATTTAGTTTAAATACTAAAGCAGACGGTACAACTGAACGTTATATTCCAAACTATTTACAAGTCAATGATACTCGCGGAGATGCATTTGGTTGGACTGTTAAAGCTAGCGCTACTGACTTAGTTCGTGTTGATGGTACAGGTGTTCCTGTGACAGGCGCATTTATCACATTTAAAGATGCTACTGTTGTTTCAGCTTCTGGGATGGATGCTACAGATGCTACTCTTACACCAGTAGTACCAACTGCATTGAATACAATTGCACCAGGACAAGCTAACATTGATGGAATTAAATTAGATTTAGCAACACCTCAAGCAGGTAATTCAGCTTCTCAAGTAGACATGTTTAAAGCAGATGCTTCTGGAACACAAGGAATTAATATTTGGACTAGTTTATACGGTGGTGTGGATGAGGCCTATGACATTGATGCGACAAACCAAAATGATCCTGCTCCAACAAATAGCACTATTCAATTACACGTTCCATCTGGAGCTAAGAAAACTCCTGGCGATTACAAATCTGTAATTACTTGGGAAATGTCAAATACTCCTGCTTAA
- a CDS encoding WxL domain-containing protein has protein sequence MKLTKVTLVSMITFGAVLVMATPVLAADPVPVITDSKVMFEEGSVNPDGGLTKPDDKDKDIILPQPPIGGENGLPDGNGNLKPTGSLAITFAPTIDFGKVKIKTGGAVYASNTMQYKNVTTATDAYMPNMLTVEDVRGTKAGWTVSVQGSEFKTSAADGDKKLEGAYLTFSTGRKVYNDAENGPAAINDPAKFDTKDELVLSPGTNGTYAALPLLTAQAGNGTALTAVVFDKNYEGTFSNPTTPTAYDSNTKINDITLTVPANAVPQANVSYVSKVTWTLSTTP, from the coding sequence ATGAAATTAACTAAAGTAACTTTAGTTTCAATGATTACATTTGGTGCGGTTTTAGTGATGGCAACACCAGTATTAGCAGCTGATCCAGTTCCAGTAATAACAGATTCAAAAGTGATGTTTGAAGAAGGTTCAGTAAATCCAGATGGCGGATTAACAAAACCAGATGATAAAGATAAAGATATTATTTTACCACAACCGCCAATCGGTGGCGAAAATGGTCTTCCAGATGGTAATGGTAACTTAAAACCAACAGGATCGTTAGCAATTACATTTGCACCAACTATTGATTTTGGTAAAGTTAAGATTAAAACTGGTGGAGCTGTGTATGCAAGTAACACAATGCAGTATAAAAATGTAACTACAGCTACTGATGCTTACATGCCGAATATGTTAACAGTCGAAGATGTACGTGGAACAAAGGCTGGATGGACAGTTTCTGTTCAAGGTTCTGAGTTTAAAACTAGTGCGGCAGATGGAGATAAAAAATTAGAAGGTGCTTATCTTACATTTAGTACTGGACGTAAAGTTTATAACGATGCTGAAAATGGTCCGGCAGCAATCAATGATCCTGCAAAATTTGATACTAAAGATGAATTGGTTTTATCTCCAGGAACAAATGGAACATATGCAGCTTTACCATTATTAACTGCACAAGCAGGAAATGGTACAGCGTTAACAGCTGTAGTATTTGATAAGAATTATGAAGGAACATTTAGTAATCCTACAACGCCAACAGCGTATGATAGTAATACAAAAATTAATGATATAACATTGACGGTTCCTGCAAATGCAGTCCCACAAGCGAATGTTTCTTATGTTTCAAAAGTAACATGGACATTATCAACTACACCTTAA
- a CDS encoding DUF916 and DUF3324 domain-containing protein, which produces MYKKIKSIWLIGILVLMMTVASIHPIKVEAADQGMSFSVSAIRPDNQIDKEQSYFDLKMTPGQEQEIEVQMTNSSDREITVEVGVNAAITNSKGVIDYSWNLENTLELAKENNKDKKNEPIDVKEIVYDSTLKYPIPDITTSEKEVKIPAKSDFTYKIKIKMPKESFDGVILGGIRFTEKDDPNKKTEGQKGVQIENKFAYAIGLLLRETETKVAPDMKMAKDKIKPASLNGHNAVLINLQNTEMAMMRDLSVDAKIYKKGASEVLHEATQNSLKMAPNSNFNYAVDWSNQALKAGTYTVKLHAENKASAGETEEMNRVWDFEEDFTITADEAKKINDKALELEKEPIQWWIYAIIGGLLLLLLLVIAYLIKRHLDKKKEEERRRKMKAARARKKRKNQGAERPGVPRTSKEAPKKKRPSKK; this is translated from the coding sequence ATGTACAAGAAGATTAAATCGATTTGGCTGATCGGAATTTTAGTACTTATGATGACGGTAGCAAGTATCCACCCAATCAAAGTTGAAGCAGCAGATCAAGGAATGAGTTTTTCAGTTTCAGCAATTAGACCAGATAATCAAATTGATAAAGAGCAATCTTATTTTGATTTGAAAATGACACCAGGTCAGGAACAAGAAATAGAAGTGCAAATGACAAACTCATCAGATCGTGAAATCACAGTAGAAGTTGGTGTGAATGCAGCTATTACAAATAGTAAAGGTGTTATTGATTACAGCTGGAATTTAGAAAATACGCTAGAATTAGCTAAAGAAAATAATAAAGATAAAAAAAATGAACCAATTGATGTTAAAGAAATTGTTTATGATTCAACTTTGAAATATCCAATACCAGACATTACAACTAGTGAAAAAGAAGTGAAAATACCAGCAAAATCTGACTTTACTTATAAAATTAAAATAAAAATGCCGAAAGAATCATTTGACGGTGTTATCTTAGGTGGAATTCGCTTTACTGAAAAAGATGATCCTAATAAAAAAACTGAAGGCCAAAAGGGTGTTCAGATTGAGAATAAATTTGCCTATGCGATTGGATTATTATTAAGAGAAACAGAAACAAAAGTTGCTCCAGATATGAAGATGGCAAAAGATAAAATCAAACCTGCATCACTTAATGGGCATAACGCAGTTTTGATTAATTTACAAAATACTGAAATGGCAATGATGCGAGATCTGTCAGTTGATGCAAAGATTTATAAAAAAGGTGCAAGTGAAGTGTTACATGAAGCAACGCAAAATAGCTTGAAAATGGCGCCAAACTCAAACTTTAATTATGCAGTTGACTGGAGTAATCAAGCCTTAAAAGCTGGAACATATACCGTTAAACTACATGCAGAAAACAAAGCAAGTGCCGGTGAAACGGAAGAGATGAACCGCGTATGGGATTTTGAAGAAGATTTCACAATTACAGCGGATGAAGCGAAAAAAATCAATGACAAGGCTTTAGAATTAGAAAAAGAACCAATCCAATGGTGGATCTATGCTATAATTGGTGGATTATTACTACTATTGTTGCTAGTAATTGCGTATCTAATTAAGCGTCATCTTGATAAGAAAAAAGAAGAAGAACGTCGTAGAAAAATGAAAGCAGCAAGAGCACGTAAAAAGAGAAAAAATCAAGGTGCTGAAAGACCTGGAGTGCCAAGAACTTCAAAAGAAGCCCCTAAAAAGAAAAGACC
- a CDS encoding WxL domain-containing protein — MKISKVMLASAVLFSTSFVIAPQLVAAANPVGPDQKAAESNASGIFVSNTGPGGDLSPLRIESLTDISFGSHQQIEGDTKTYNSVYNDDNGAYKATNIVVNDTRGEQPGWKLFVQNTQFTAAGVTDEYKVLVGSELSFHDMVSSQTSLFPEITKVAPSFTTGGIVLNGDSIDTPIITATSGTGVGSWLNEFGVNPDATTNPTATTENDAIRLKILGNQKKKTNVAYVSQLTWSLADTPD, encoded by the coding sequence GTGAAAATAAGTAAAGTGATGTTAGCAAGTGCAGTACTATTTAGTACTAGTTTTGTGATTGCTCCACAACTAGTAGCGGCAGCTAATCCAGTAGGTCCAGATCAAAAAGCAGCTGAGTCTAATGCTAGTGGTATTTTTGTTTCAAATACAGGACCGGGTGGAGATTTATCACCATTAAGAATTGAGTCATTAACAGATATTAGTTTTGGATCTCATCAGCAAATTGAAGGAGATACCAAAACTTATAATTCTGTCTACAATGATGATAATGGGGCTTATAAAGCTACGAATATTGTTGTGAATGATACTCGAGGCGAACAACCAGGTTGGAAATTATTTGTTCAAAATACACAATTTACAGCAGCAGGCGTTACTGATGAGTATAAAGTATTAGTTGGCTCAGAGTTAAGTTTCCATGATATGGTCTCAAGTCAAACAAGCCTATTTCCAGAAATAACAAAAGTTGCACCAAGCTTTACAACTGGCGGAATTGTATTAAATGGGGATAGCATAGATACACCAATCATTACAGCTACTTCAGGGACAGGTGTTGGATCGTGGTTAAATGAATTTGGAGTGAATCCAGATGCAACAACTAACCCAACTGCAACAACTGAAAATGATGCCATTCGTTTAAAAATATTAGGAAATCAAAAGAAAAAAACAAATGTAGCCTATGTATCACAATTAACGTGGTCATTAGCTGATACACCAGATTAA